A section of the candidate division KSB1 bacterium genome encodes:
- a CDS encoding diacylglycerol kinase family lipid kinase: MESNYKRIKLIVNPNSQRLKVSLLLTSIISKFEKSGYEVDLYKTVGGGDAIEVARQAVDSGEFDIVVAGGGDGTVNEVINGLMPNPIQMGILPLGTSNGLARELNIPLNPLKSADVMMNGTSVTIDVGIANGRYFGLMLGCGFDALAIEHTNLQLKRFTGKYAYAIGGLKKLYKYKSHRIQLVVDGKRLDEDALFVVVSNTKLYGGKYTLTPNAHCDDGIFDVFMYTGDGLFSFIRFILKVISHKKLDSPDTNLFQAKNLLIYSAGRVPYQADGDAFGELPVQVQIFPSAIEILGAKLHISEEE, encoded by the coding sequence TTGGAATCTAATTACAAACGAATAAAATTAATTGTCAATCCGAATTCGCAACGATTGAAGGTTAGTCTTTTATTGACTTCCATTATCTCCAAATTCGAGAAAAGCGGCTATGAAGTTGATTTGTATAAAACAGTGGGAGGTGGTGATGCAATTGAGGTAGCCAGGCAAGCTGTAGACTCCGGAGAATTTGACATTGTAGTGGCAGGAGGAGGCGATGGAACCGTGAATGAAGTAATCAATGGTTTGATGCCAAATCCCATTCAAATGGGGATTTTGCCATTGGGAACGAGTAATGGGTTAGCCCGAGAGCTAAATATTCCACTGAATCCTCTTAAATCCGCTGATGTAATGATGAATGGCACCTCCGTGACAATAGATGTGGGTATTGCCAATGGTCGATACTTTGGGCTTATGCTTGGCTGCGGATTTGATGCATTGGCTATTGAACATACAAATTTACAATTAAAAAGATTTACTGGTAAATATGCTTATGCCATTGGTGGGCTTAAAAAACTCTATAAATATAAGTCGCACCGAATACAACTTGTTGTTGATGGTAAGCGATTAGATGAAGATGCTTTATTTGTCGTTGTGAGTAATACAAAATTGTACGGCGGTAAATATACTTTAACACCAAATGCCCATTGTGATGATGGCATTTTTGATGTTTTTATGTACACGGGTGATGGCTTGTTTAGCTTTATTCGTTTTATACTAAAAGTAATATCTCATAAAAAACTGGATTCACCGGATACGAATTTGTTTCAGGCAAAAAATCTGTTGATTTATTCTGCCGGACGAGTTCCATACCAGGCAGATGGTGACGCATTTGGCGAATTACCGG
- a CDS encoding stage II sporulation protein M: MLEDFIHSLTMLNGHLIALSAVLFFLGILLTDIVLEKNIGWLIAYPNWIYHKIEYVVQKFNGMLFIFVFIFVFNSINLFFGYVSGFLVILPYVLVIWTGLNVGIVVRQTMQEESILYLFLNPIALFELPAVWISFSLGMEVGIHLIFTKQFNTMQQIFLDRLSVFYLIVLPLLAISALIESGMIRFINNKAESENSQD; this comes from the coding sequence ATGCTGGAAGATTTTATTCATTCTCTAACTATGTTGAATGGCCACTTAATTGCATTAAGTGCGGTATTGTTCTTTCTGGGTATTCTTTTAACCGATATAGTGCTAGAAAAAAATATTGGATGGCTTATTGCTTACCCGAATTGGATCTATCATAAAATCGAATATGTTGTTCAAAAATTTAATGGAATGTTATTCATCTTCGTTTTTATTTTTGTTTTTAATTCAATCAACTTATTTTTTGGTTATGTTTCCGGCTTTTTAGTTATCTTGCCTTATGTGCTTGTAATCTGGACCGGACTAAATGTTGGTATTGTTGTCAGGCAAACTATGCAAGAAGAGAGTATTTTATATCTTTTTCTAAACCCGATTGCTTTATTTGAACTCCCTGCAGTTTGGATCAGCTTTTCACTGGGTATGGAAGTCGGGATTCATCTTATTTTCACAAAGCAATTTAATACAATGCAACAAATTTTCCTAGACCGTCTTTCGGTATTTTATTTGATTGTTTTACCATTATTAGCGATATCAGCATTAATTGAGTCCGGGATGATCCGTTTCATTAACAATAAGGCAGAAAGTGAAAACTCACAAGACTAG
- a CDS encoding dihydrodipicolinate synthase family protein, translating to MKHKGIFIAAITPFKNEKIDFDALAHNFDLWNKSNVSGYLILGSTSEFVSLTYSEKIEIMQAARELIPSDKVMLAGVGCHSVFETVQLSDQAAKIGADGVLIVTPHYYISKITTVFLRRYYLAIADKISLPIFLYNIPQFTGVSITTELVKVLCQHERIVGTKDSTGDLSRVFDLVETEEGINVLVGDVNSLVASLQMKADGAILAIANALPQELCEVYQLCKQNQTEKAVEKMTNIIKLTKDTLGKFGIPGLKELMKMANYQPGDPRMPFSPVNEKQATEISKSFKHYSQSKQ from the coding sequence ATGAAACATAAAGGGATTTTTATTGCAGCCATAACCCCTTTTAAAAATGAAAAAATCGATTTTGATGCCTTAGCGCATAATTTTGATTTATGGAACAAATCCAACGTTTCAGGATATCTGATTCTTGGATCTACGAGTGAGTTCGTTTCGCTTACCTATTCTGAAAAGATCGAAATCATGCAAGCTGCTAGAGAGCTGATCCCTTCAGATAAGGTAATGCTGGCTGGAGTTGGATGTCACTCAGTATTTGAAACAGTTCAATTATCAGATCAGGCAGCAAAAATTGGCGCTGATGGAGTTTTGATAGTAACTCCACATTATTATATTTCTAAGATTACTACTGTATTTCTTAGGCGATATTATCTGGCAATCGCAGATAAAATTTCTTTACCTATTTTCTTGTATAATATTCCTCAATTTACAGGAGTAAGTATAACAACTGAATTAGTAAAAGTATTGTGCCAGCATGAGAGGATTGTTGGAACCAAAGACAGTACCGGTGATTTATCTCGCGTTTTTGATCTTGTAGAAACAGAAGAAGGAATAAATGTTTTAGTTGGGGATGTTAATTCACTGGTGGCTTCATTGCAGATGAAAGCGGATGGCGCGATTTTAGCGATTGCAAATGCATTGCCTCAAGAGCTTTGTGAAGTTTATCAACTTTGCAAACAAAACCAAACCGAAAAAGCCGTCGAGAAAATGACAAATATTATTAAACTGACAAAGGACACATTAGGTAAATTCGGTATTCCAGGATTGAAAGAGCTTATGAAAATGGCAAACTACCAACCGGGAGATCCTCGAATGCCTTTCTCTCCAGTCAATGAAAAACAAGCGACCGAAATATCAAAATCATTTAAGCATTACAGTCAATCGAAACAATAA